Proteins found in one Mycoplasmopsis citelli genomic segment:
- a CDS encoding Asp-tRNA(Asn)/Glu-tRNA(Gln) amidotransferase subunit GatC — protein sequence MKNITKEKLKEIVASLMIEPTDEVLNNILDNWNNIQNELKKFNKLDLENVAPLSHINETPLVDFLREDIVDNSFSISKDDILKNAKDKDQNYIITSKVVK from the coding sequence ATGAAAAACATAACCAAAGAAAAACTAAAAGAAATTGTTGCTTCACTAATGATTGAACCAACTGATGAAGTTTTAAATAATATTTTGGATAATTGAAATAATATTCAAAATGAACTGAAAAAATTTAATAAATTAGATTTAGAAAATGTAGCTCCCCTTTCACATATTAACGAAACTCCATTAGTTGATTTTTTAAGAGAAGACATTGTGGATAATTCTTTTTCAATTTCCAAAGATGATATTTTAAAAAATGCTAAAGATAAGGATCAAAATTACATCATAACATCAAAGGTGGTTAAATAA
- a CDS encoding amidase family protein gives MNQNLKVLGNFEKASQELLKDTNNAVISVFEKQKHGNGILDSAVFTLKDVYATKTGVVRSSSKILENFHPSYNATVVEKLQQAGALLVAKVNNDELALGGTGKHSAYGLIVNPKDSLRLAGGSSSGSVATFSENISFAIGSDTGDSVRLPASYNGIVGFKPSYGAISRYGLFAYASSLDTVAYFAHNVNDIYYVSKALYGQDSKDMSSVKVPLDNLQETKPKKIIAFDFSQFCDSEVNETFNKLLNKLQKQSINVDIIQPNLDILRCIKPVYQVISFSEASSNLSNLTGICFGSKVNGNDYTEIMTKTRSEKFGHMVSERLALGSYFLYSENQEEIFIKAMKARRVIRDYLNSLHQSADILIYPSFASIAPLLNSSTSYDVMDYILTGSNLAGNPSLSIPLGNKNNMPFNLTIDSKIYGDSDLLNYALYLEKLIGAKNE, from the coding sequence ATGAATCAAAATTTAAAAGTTTTAGGAAACTTTGAAAAAGCATCTCAAGAATTACTAAAAGACACAAATAATGCAGTTATAAGTGTTTTTGAAAAACAAAAACACGGAAATGGAATTTTAGATTCAGCTGTTTTTACTCTTAAAGATGTTTATGCCACAAAAACTGGCGTAGTGCGATCTTCTTCAAAAATTTTAGAAAATTTTCATCCTTCATATAATGCAACTGTTGTAGAAAAACTTCAACAAGCAGGGGCTTTATTAGTAGCTAAAGTTAATAATGATGAACTCGCTTTAGGAGGAACTGGAAAACATAGTGCTTATGGTTTAATAGTTAATCCAAAAGATTCACTGAGACTAGCAGGAGGTAGTTCTTCGGGTTCTGTTGCAACTTTTAGCGAAAATATTTCATTTGCAATTGGAAGCGACACCGGAGATAGTGTTAGACTTCCAGCTTCATATAATGGGATTGTGGGGTTTAAACCTTCGTATGGAGCTATTTCTCGATATGGATTGTTTGCGTATGCTTCTTCATTAGATACTGTAGCTTATTTTGCTCATAATGTTAATGATATTTACTATGTATCTAAAGCTTTATACGGACAAGATTCTAAAGATATGTCTTCGGTGAAAGTTCCATTAGATAATCTTCAAGAAACAAAACCTAAAAAAATTATAGCTTTTGATTTTTCGCAATTTTGTGATTCTGAGGTTAACGAAACTTTTAATAAGTTGCTTAATAAACTACAAAAGCAATCAATAAATGTGGATATTATTCAGCCTAATTTAGATATTTTAAGATGTATAAAACCTGTTTATCAAGTAATTAGTTTTTCAGAAGCTTCTTCAAATTTGTCCAATTTAACCGGAATTTGCTTTGGTTCCAAAGTAAACGGAAATGATTACACCGAAATTATGACTAAAACTCGAAGCGAAAAATTTGGACATATGGTAAGTGAAAGATTAGCTCTTGGAAGTTACTTTTTATATAGTGAAAATCAAGAAGAAATTTTTATTAAAGCTATGAAAGCTCGTCGTGTAATTAGAGATTATCTTAACTCGTTACATCAAAGTGCAGATATATTAATTTATCCTTCATTTGCTTCAATAGCCCCGCTATTAAATTCAAGCACTTCATATGATGTAATGGATTATATTTTAACAGGTTCAAATTTAGCTGGAAATCCTTCTTTATCTATTCCTTTAGGAAATAAAAATAATATGCCTTTTAATTTAACTATTGATTCAAAAATTTATGGTGATAGCGATTTATTAAATTATGCTTTATATCTTGAAAAACTAATAGGAGCTAAAAATGAATAA
- the gatB gene encoding Asp-tRNA(Asn)/Glu-tRNA(Gln) amidotransferase subunit GatB translates to MNNFETIIGIEIHIELKTQTKMFSPAKVDFNAVPNTNANQIDLGYPGTLPLVNKQAVKFALAFAKALNMEIDDELHFDRKNYFYPDLPKGFQITQFFRPIGKNGKISIKTSEGLKDVLIERIHLEEDTAKQIHDQDGTKLDYNRAGTPLIEIVTYPVLKNGEEAAAYIDMIKKTVNSLEISDGKLEEGSLRADINISLRPYGSNLFGTKVEIKNMNSLSNVKKAIDFEIKLQTQKLLQNEEILQQTKRFDDQSNTNIVMRTKTGTTDYKYFPEPNIPFIKLSQDFINSVKVAELPLEKEKRYLSENIQNIYVKSLVDDIELAKYFDAIPYEDKDKLSKVFFAEIVSLANSKEIHPTKLNIKAEHIAQSLKLLDQQIISGKSLKRLIPLLCDFNDVSLDSLLDQHKLKQISDPQQIQDLLSEIIENNTSIVNEYKERPERVLKFVLGNLMKITGGQVNPTLSDKIAKEMLDEKFNN, encoded by the coding sequence ATGAATAATTTCGAAACAATTATTGGAATTGAAATTCATATTGAACTTAAAACTCAAACTAAAATGTTTTCTCCAGCAAAAGTGGATTTTAATGCTGTACCAAATACTAATGCCAATCAAATTGATTTAGGATATCCAGGAACTTTACCATTAGTTAATAAACAAGCGGTAAAATTTGCTCTTGCTTTTGCAAAAGCACTAAATATGGAAATTGATGACGAGCTTCACTTTGATCGAAAAAATTATTTTTATCCCGATTTACCAAAGGGATTTCAAATTACTCAGTTTTTTCGGCCAATTGGAAAAAATGGAAAAATTTCAATTAAAACTTCAGAAGGGTTAAAAGATGTTTTAATTGAACGTATTCACCTTGAAGAAGATACTGCAAAGCAAATTCACGATCAAGATGGAACTAAATTAGATTATAATCGTGCTGGAACTCCATTAATTGAAATAGTGACTTATCCAGTTTTGAAAAACGGAGAAGAAGCAGCTGCATATATTGATATGATTAAAAAAACCGTTAATTCACTTGAAATTTCTGACGGAAAACTTGAAGAAGGTTCTTTAAGAGCTGATATAAATATTTCATTAAGACCTTATGGAAGTAATCTTTTTGGCACAAAAGTAGAAATAAAAAACATGAACTCGCTTTCAAATGTTAAAAAAGCAATTGATTTTGAAATAAAGCTTCAAACTCAAAAATTGCTTCAAAATGAAGAAATTTTACAGCAAACTAAACGTTTTGACGATCAAAGTAACACCAATATTGTTATGCGTACTAAAACTGGGACAACTGATTACAAATACTTCCCTGAGCCAAACATTCCTTTCATTAAGCTTTCACAAGATTTTATTAATTCAGTAAAAGTAGCTGAATTACCGCTTGAAAAAGAAAAAAGATATCTAAGCGAAAATATTCAAAACATTTATGTTAAAAGTTTAGTAGATGATATTGAACTTGCTAAATACTTTGATGCAATTCCTTATGAAGATAAAGATAAACTTTCAAAAGTTTTCTTTGCAGAAATTGTATCTTTAGCTAATTCTAAAGAAATTCATCCAACAAAATTAAATATCAAAGCTGAGCATATTGCTCAAAGCTTAAAATTACTTGATCAACAAATTATTTCAGGAAAATCATTAAAAAGGCTTATTCCATTACTATGTGATTTTAATGACGTTTCATTAGATTCATTACTTGATCAACATAAATTAAAACAAATTTCCGATCCTCAACAAATTCAAGATTTATTAAGTGAAATTATCGAAAATAATACTTCAATAGTAAATGAATACAAAGAGCGTCCTGAAAGAGTTTTAAAATTTGTGTTAGGAAATTTAATGAAAATTACTGGAGGTCAAGTTAACCCAACTTTAAGCGATAAAATCGCAAAAGAGATGCTAGATGAAAAGTTTAACAACTAA
- a CDS encoding YihY/virulence factor BrkB family protein has product MKSLTTKNVYKKLLWFKYKRRRYINWSINLIWDDPYKYLGLWFEFILKLIILIFAWFLTFPGFRYLKFLIYKKKENFETIDKINALHRKRRGVVEIVFAKFISKDFNFTWLTIAFYFLISFIPVIYIILNLNLLLGYIVYGNAPEQIVFKERFINATLGSFFPDVPNYVGTVNLFTSDNGSLDSSTLIANSVFFITTLLFASSGYGKLVAAINYMYDHKKVGTYLGNRAKGMALVFMVSILLWAISNLQTLTESMVTGDFNLSQKHSPTLTKAFFIFWTFMFLLVLFIALFKFAPSFQIKFHHILRGAIFSTVPNLVFVMIFSFWINETLNYDRYGSIGFVLTLAFFITWFVNLMFFGILFNQAYYKMFHNQKTYNRGYKIFYIY; this is encoded by the coding sequence ATGAAAAGTTTAACAACTAAAAATGTATATAAGAAGCTTTTATGATTTAAATATAAGCGAAGAAGATATATTAATTGATCGATAAATTTAATTTGAGATGACCCGTATAAATATTTAGGTCTTTGATTTGAATTTATTTTGAAATTAATTATTTTGATTTTTGCTTGATTTTTAACTTTTCCAGGTTTTAGATATTTAAAATTCTTAATTTATAAGAAAAAAGAAAATTTTGAAACCATCGATAAAATTAATGCCCTTCACCGTAAACGTCGGGGAGTTGTAGAAATTGTTTTTGCAAAATTTATTTCTAAAGATTTTAATTTTACTTGATTAACAATTGCTTTTTATTTTCTTATTTCATTTATTCCAGTTATTTATATTATTTTAAATTTAAATTTACTGCTCGGTTATATTGTTTATGGAAATGCACCTGAACAAATTGTTTTTAAAGAACGATTTATCAATGCTACTTTAGGAAGCTTTTTCCCGGATGTCCCTAATTATGTTGGTACAGTCAATTTATTTACTAGTGATAATGGCTCTTTGGATTCATCTACTTTAATTGCTAATTCGGTATTTTTTATCACCACTTTGCTTTTTGCATCTAGTGGATATGGAAAATTAGTAGCAGCGATAAATTATATGTACGATCATAAAAAAGTTGGAACTTATTTAGGAAACAGAGCTAAAGGAATGGCACTAGTTTTTATGGTGAGTATACTTTTATGAGCTATTTCAAATTTACAAACTTTAACTGAATCAATGGTAACTGGAGATTTTAATTTATCTCAAAAACACTCTCCAACATTAACTAAAGCATTTTTTATCTTTTGAACTTTTATGTTTTTACTAGTTCTCTTTATTGCTTTATTTAAGTTTGCTCCAAGTTTTCAAATTAAATTTCACCACATTTTACGAGGAGCAATCTTTTCAACAGTCCCAAATTTAGTCTTTGTAATGATTTTTTCATTTTGAATTAATGAAACCTTAAATTATGACCGCTATGGAAGTATTGGTTTTGTTTTAACTCTAGCGTTTTTTATTACTTGGTTTGTTAATTTAATGTTTTTTGGAATTTTATTTAACCAAGCTTACTACAAAATGTTTCATAATCAAAAAACTTATAATCGAGGATATAAAATCTTTTATATTTACTAA
- the tig gene encoding trigger factor produces MFDTKLNKENQEYIVTLTLDKEEYDKEFQKNYKNALSKVKIPGFRPGKAPKHKLEAAVNTGEVHSQTLDFFIKNKHFEVAKKAQEQKEVTLLPLAPVVEINKDENENWTLSYKYSLMPDLSVLKLEDVKAKLHLKEVSDEDVTKVMQEFTKPFSSRELFDLENNPQELTKIGDVVNIDFKGFIDNEPFEGGEAQGYELELGSKAFIPGFEDQLLNKKAGDQVDVKVAFPADYYVETFRNKEAIFEVKLHSFTRVKHVEFTEELIKQLALEGVKTLEQAKEFFKQREILNAFTKSSETFLDEVNKDLANQEELKVAHFLLENKYKELEKNFNDSLKNFGVKKHEYFKLVKSNDDKLKAELMEAAQKEVKLQLANEYLIKNYSPEQTTDEEIKDLEFKFSLIDNEFKKRLVWLKKFLEAILKVVDEKSLPEFEKAYSQLLK; encoded by the coding sequence ATGTTTGATACTAAATTAAATAAGGAAAACCAAGAATATATTGTAACTTTAACTCTTGATAAAGAAGAATATGATAAAGAATTTCAAAAAAATTATAAAAATGCTTTAAGCAAAGTAAAAATCCCAGGTTTTAGACCCGGAAAGGCACCAAAGCACAAACTTGAAGCTGCAGTTAATACTGGAGAAGTTCACTCACAAACTCTTGACTTTTTCATTAAAAATAAACATTTTGAAGTAGCTAAAAAAGCTCAAGAACAAAAAGAAGTCACACTTTTACCATTAGCTCCTGTTGTTGAGATAAACAAAGACGAAAATGAAAATTGAACCTTATCATATAAATATAGTTTAATGCCTGATTTAAGTGTTTTAAAGTTAGAAGATGTAAAAGCAAAATTACACCTAAAAGAAGTTTCAGATGAAGACGTAACTAAAGTAATGCAAGAATTTACTAAACCTTTTTCATCACGAGAATTATTTGACCTTGAAAATAATCCTCAAGAGCTAACTAAAATTGGTGATGTTGTTAACATTGATTTTAAAGGTTTTATTGATAATGAACCTTTTGAAGGTGGCGAAGCTCAAGGTTATGAACTTGAGCTGGGTTCAAAAGCTTTTATTCCAGGTTTTGAAGATCAATTACTTAACAAAAAAGCTGGTGATCAAGTTGATGTTAAAGTCGCATTCCCTGCTGATTATTATGTAGAAACTTTTAGAAATAAAGAAGCTATTTTTGAAGTGAAATTACATTCATTTACAAGAGTAAAACACGTTGAATTTACTGAAGAATTAATTAAACAACTTGCTTTGGAAGGTGTTAAAACCCTTGAACAAGCTAAAGAATTTTTCAAACAAAGAGAAATTTTAAATGCTTTTACTAAAAGTAGCGAAACTTTTTTAGATGAAGTAAACAAGGATCTTGCAAACCAAGAAGAGTTAAAAGTAGCTCATTTTCTTTTAGAAAATAAATACAAAGAATTAGAAAAAAACTTTAACGATTCTTTAAAAAACTTTGGGGTAAAAAAACACGAGTACTTTAAACTTGTAAAATCAAATGATGATAAACTAAAAGCTGAACTTATGGAAGCTGCTCAAAAAGAAGTAAAACTTCAACTAGCAAATGAATATTTAATTAAAAACTATAGTCCAGAACAAACAACCGATGAAGAAATAAAAGATTTAGAATTCAAGTTCTCTCTTATAGATAATGAATTTAAAAAACGCCTTGTTTGACTTAAGAAATTTTTAGAAGCAATTTTAAAAGTTGTTGACGAAAAATCGCTTCCTGAATTTGAAAAAGCATACTCACAATTATTAAAATAA
- a CDS encoding nucleotidyl transferase AbiEii/AbiGii toxin family protein yields the protein MKKTKIHNYFTLSAEQKDFVIERTVRKLKTSLAVIEKDLWVCILLKYLFNDFKYKDYLVFKGGTSLSKVYNLIERFSEDIDLALNWEVLGYPQKEPYEARSYTKQEKYLDKLNENTSEFLKNEVIPVIESDLNSLLKNTNLKFYIDAKNPQSILFDYPKEYDLDPSILSVIKLEIGAVAEPIPFEEKEISTYISQANPQSFLEKISVRVVDPIRTFYEKIAILHKEANRTNGNYPNRYSRHYYDVYKMLQSNLKQRSFQNLEILESVIEFLKKFYRANFAKYDDIYQAMLKLVPSTEAIEFFKNDYNQTKSMIFGEQVSFDEILKTLQAYESELNLVIKSFDKWSNKTI from the coding sequence ATGAAAAAAACTAAAATACATAATTATTTTACTTTAAGTGCTGAACAAAAAGATTTCGTTATAGAAAGAACAGTAAGAAAACTCAAGACATCTTTAGCTGTTATTGAAAAAGATTTATGAGTTTGTATTCTTTTAAAATATCTTTTTAATGATTTTAAGTATAAAGATTATCTCGTTTTTAAAGGTGGCACAAGTCTTTCGAAAGTTTATAATCTAATTGAAAGGTTTTCTGAAGATATTGATTTAGCTTTAAACTGAGAGGTTTTAGGATATCCTCAAAAAGAACCTTATGAAGCTCGAAGTTATACAAAACAAGAAAAATATCTTGATAAATTAAATGAAAACACTTCAGAATTTTTAAAAAATGAAGTTATACCTGTAATTGAAAGTGATTTAAATAGTTTATTAAAAAACACAAATTTAAAGTTTTACATAGATGCAAAAAATCCACAAAGCATTTTGTTTGATTACCCTAAAGAATATGATCTTGATCCTTCGATTTTAAGTGTTATTAAACTTGAAATTGGTGCTGTAGCTGAACCAATACCATTTGAGGAAAAAGAAATTTCAACATATATATCTCAAGCAAATCCTCAATCTTTTTTAGAAAAAATATCTGTAAGAGTTGTTGATCCAATAAGAACTTTTTATGAAAAAATTGCAATTTTGCATAAAGAAGCTAATCGCACAAACGGAAATTATCCAAATAGATACTCGCGACATTATTACGATGTTTATAAAATGCTTCAAAGTAATTTAAAACAAAGAAGTTTTCAAAACTTGGAAATACTTGAATCAGTTATTGAATTTCTTAAAAAGTTTTATCGTGCTAATTTTGCAAAGTATGATGACATTTATCAGGCTATGTTAAAACTTGTTCCTTCTACAGAAGCAATTGAATTTTTTAAAAATGATTACAACCAAACTAAATCAATGATTTTTGGAGAACAAGTTAGTTTTGATGAGATTCTTAAAACATTACAAGCTTATGAAAGTGAGTTGAATTTAGTAATTAAATCTTTTGATAAATGAAGCAACAAAACCATATAA
- a CDS encoding DUF6088 family protein, whose product MQTATQQIKKILFDNPGKIFEIKDFEHITNKNTVNSILCKLSKEEEIARLVNGLYTRPRYSDILEEYSTPSPDKVAKKIAQKFNWTIAPGGEITLNYTGVFNQVPSEYVYVSDGPSRIYEYEGWAITFKHTDKKYIKGRSVQFIILIEAIKRLGKRNLRKPELERLALFARNIKEDLRNDTLDIATWIRNVLLKIIEINEKN is encoded by the coding sequence ATGCAAACAGCAACCCAGCAAATTAAAAAAATTCTCTTTGATAACCCTGGCAAGATTTTTGAAATTAAAGATTTTGAGCATATTACAAACAAAAATACTGTAAATTCAATTTTATGCAAATTAAGTAAAGAAGAAGAAATTGCTAGATTAGTCAATGGACTTTATACTAGACCTAGATATAGCGATATTCTGGAAGAATATTCAACTCCCTCACCTGATAAAGTTGCCAAAAAAATTGCTCAAAAATTCAATTGAACCATTGCTCCTGGGGGAGAAATTACTTTAAATTACACTGGAGTGTTTAATCAAGTTCCTAGTGAATATGTTTATGTTTCAGATGGTCCGTCTCGTATTTATGAATATGAAGGATGAGCGATTACTTTTAAACATACAGATAAAAAGTATATTAAAGGTCGCTCAGTACAATTTATCATTTTAATTGAAGCAATTAAAAGACTTGGTAAAAGAAATCTTAGAAAGCCAGAATTAGAACGATTAGCATTATTTGCTAGAAACATTAAAGAAGATTTGCGTAATGATACGCTTGATATAGCTACTTGAATTCGAAATGTTTTGTTAAAGATTATTGAAATTAATGAAAAAAACTAA
- a CDS encoding nucleotidyl transferase AbiEii/AbiGii toxin family protein, translating into MNIKKFLKLPAEKRKRIYNNTVKKLKVSPAVVEKDLWVCILLNYLFTNFKYKDAIIFKGGTSLSKVYNLIERFSEDIDLALNWEVLGYPQKEPYEARSYTKQEKYLDKLNENTSEFLKNEVIPVIESDLNSLLKNTNLKFYIDAKNPQSILFDYPKEYDLDPSILSVIKLEIGAVAEPIPFEEKEISTYISQANPQSFLEKISVRVVDPIRTFYEKIAILHKEANRTSANYPNRYSRHYYDVYKMLQSNLKQRSFQNLEILESVIEFLKKFYRANFAKYDDIYQAKLKLVPSTEAIDFFKNDYNQTKSMIFGEQVSFDEILKTLQAYENELNLIIKSFDKWSDKAI; encoded by the coding sequence ATGAATATTAAGAAATTTTTAAAATTACCAGCTGAAAAAAGAAAAAGAATTTATAATAACACAGTCAAAAAACTTAAAGTTTCTCCTGCTGTAGTTGAAAAAGATTTATGAGTTTGCATTCTTTTAAATTATCTCTTTACTAATTTTAAATATAAAGATGCCATTATTTTTAAAGGTGGAACAAGTCTTTCGAAAGTTTATAATCTCATTGAAAGGTTTTCTGAAGATATTGATTTAGCTTTAAACTGAGAGGTTTTAGGATATCCTCAAAAAGAACCTTATGAAGCTCGAAGTTATACAAAACAAGAAAAATATCTTGATAAATTAAATGAAAACACTTCAGAATTTTTAAAAAATGAAGTTATACCTGTAATTGAAAGTGATTTAAATAGTTTATTAAAAAACACAAATTTAAAGTTTTACATAGATGCAAAAAATCCACAAAGCATTTTGTTTGATTACCCTAAAGAATATGATCTTGATCCTTCGATTTTAAGTGTTATTAAACTTGAAATTGGTGCTGTAGCTGAACCAATACCATTTGAGGAAAAAGAAATTTCAACATATATATCTCAAGCAAATCCTCAATCTTTTTTAGAAAAAATATCTGTAAGAGTTGTTGATCCAATAAGAACTTTTTATGAAAAAATTGCAATTTTGCATAAAGAAGCTAATCGCACAAGCGCAAATTATCCAAATAGATACTCGCGACATTATTATGATGTTTATAAAATGCTTCAAAGTAATTTAAAACAAAGAAGTTTTCAAAACTTGGAAATACTTGAATCAGTTATTGAATTTCTTAAAAAGTTTTATCGTGCTAATTTTGCAAAGTATGACGACATTTATCAAGCTAAGTTAAAACTTGTTCCTTCTACAGAAGCAATTGATTTTTTTAAAAATGATTACAACCAAACTAAATCAATGATTTTTGGAGAACAAGTTAGTTTTGATGAAATTCTTAAAACATTGCAAGCTTATGAAAATGAGTTGAATTTAATAATTAAATCTTTTGATAAATGAAGCGATAAAGCCATATAA
- a CDS encoding DUF6088 family protein, translated as MQTATQQIRNIIFNNPCKIFSINDFENISKNKNTVKSILYRLAKNGQITRLLNGLYTKPYYIDVIDEYSTPSPDEVARKIAQKFNWTIAPGGEITLNYTGVFNQVPSEYVYVSDGPSRIYEYEGWAITFKHTDKKYIKGRSVQFIILIEAIKRLGKRNLRKPELERLALFARNIKEDLRNDTLDIATWIRNVLLQIKAINEY; from the coding sequence ATGCAAACTGCAACGCAACAAATTAGAAATATTATTTTTAATAATCCATGCAAAATCTTCTCTATTAATGATTTTGAAAATATTTCAAAGAATAAAAATACCGTTAAATCAATTCTATATCGATTAGCTAAAAATGGCCAAATTACTCGTTTATTAAATGGATTGTACACTAAACCTTATTACATAGATGTTATAGACGAATATTCAACTCCATCTCCTGATGAAGTAGCACGAAAAATTGCTCAAAAATTCAATTGAACGATTGCTCCTGGTGGAGAAATTACTTTAAATTACACTGGAGTGTTTAATCAAGTTCCTAGTGAATATGTTTATGTTTCAGATGGTCCGTCTCGTATTTATGAATATGAAGGATGAGCAATTACTTTTAAACATACAGATAAAAAGTATATTAAAGGTCGCTCAGTACAATTTATCATTTTAATTGAAGCAATTAAAAGACTTGGTAAAAGAAATCTTAGAAAGCCAGAATTAGAGCGATTAGCATTATTTGCTAGAAACATTAAAGAAGATTTGCGTAATGATACGCTTGATATAGCCACTTGAATTCGAAATGTTTTATTGCAAATAAAGGCAATAAATGAATATTAA